The genomic interval aagcactgactccagctgcagtccactctttctgaatctcccccacagttttgaatgggttttgtttcacaatcctctccagggtgcggttatccctcaaattttcagagatactgaatttggggttttcattagttgtcagttataatcatcaaaattaaaagaaataaacacttgaaatatatcagtctgtgtggaatgaatttatacattatacaagtttcactttttgaatggaattactgaaataaatcatacttttgatgatattctaattatatgaccagcacctgtacatacgTACTGCAAGTAGATACGTACTTCATgggtgaagtacgtactgtgTAGTATAGTAAAATAGTATGCCAGAACTGGGACGGATTGGAACATATACAAGGCATGTTATGGTTAAAATGTCTGGGTTATTACAACCCTCTTCATGCTGGTTTTATTTTTCCATCACATGTACATCATTTTCAATGAATGAGCACACAATGGGGTGTCGTGTGGAGCATGGTTGCAGAAAGTGTTTGTATTTAATCAATTCTAAATGAAAGTCTATAACAACCAATTTTTTTTGAAGTGGTcagaatactttctgaaggcccTCTATAGCTTCTCTTGTATCTCTGTAGCTGCATCTTCTTCTCCAGAGATCTCTATTGTGAGAGTTGATCCCATGGGTGTCATCCTGGAGTGTGAGGCTGGAGGGTTGATCTACAGACCTGAGATGACCTGGCTGGACAGTGATGGAAACATCCTCCCTGATGGACCGACAGAG from Esox lucius isolate fEsoLuc1 chromosome 24, fEsoLuc1.pri, whole genome shotgun sequence carries:
- the LOC117593957 gene encoding selection and upkeep of intraepithelial T-cells protein 10-like; this encodes MESLKRVIFSLLFLPLIPVCRVEDTAASSSPEISIVRVDPMGVILECEAGGLIYRPEMTWLDSDGNILPDGPTETDSEGHYTEMTCVHPED